The following is a genomic window from Hyalangium gracile.
GGCGGGCCCTCGAAGAGGAGGAGGAGCCCCACGAGACGGACAAGGCTCCCGTGGTGGCCAACAAGAAAGCCGCCCCCAATAAGGGCGGCAAGGCCGCCAAGCCTGGCCCGACCGGGCCTCGCAAGCCCATCAACCCCAAGGTCTTCATCATCGCCGGCGCCGCCGTGCTGCTGCTCGGCGTGCTCGGGACCATCGTGGCGATTGCCTCCGGGTCCAACAAGGGCAGCGTCATGTTCGCCGTGGAGCCCGCCACCGCCAAGGTGGCGCTACGGGTCGATGGCCAGCCCGTCAGCCCCAATGCCGTCATCGAGCTCGAGCCCGGGCAGCACCGGGTGTTCGCTGGCGCCGACGGCTTTGCTCCCCTCGAGCAGACGATCACCGTCGTCGAGGGCCAGAAGCCTCTTCCCGTGGTGCTGAAGCTCAAGCCCGAGGGCAATGCTGGCACGGACGAGCAGCCCCCTCCCGACAAGCAGCCTTCCGAGCCTGACAAGGTCGCGGGTGGCGACTCGACGGAGACGCCTCCAAAGGATCCGGCCAATCCCGATGCCGTGGCCAAGAACCCCGACACGCCCAAGGACAGCCCCAAGCCCCCCGAGCCGGAGAAGCCGAAGACGTTCGCGGCCGTCTTCGTGGGTGACACGGGCGCGGAGATCCAGGTCGATGGCAAGTCCGTCGGCCAGACGCCCAACGCCAAGGCCGCGAACCTGGCCATCGGGAAGACCTACAAGTTCGTGGCCCGCCGTTCGGGCTACAAGCCGTTCACGGGTGAGTTCGAGTACGACGGCAGCCCCGAGGTGAAGGTCGAGTTCGCGCTCGAGAAGGAGGCCCCCAAGGATCCTCCCAGGGACGACCCGCCCAAGCAGGTCGAGCGCCCCAAGCCCCCTGTCGCCAATACGCCCAAGGCCCCGGTCAAGACCGGCAAGTTCGCCGCCAGCACCAAGCCCGCGGGCGCGCAGATCTGGGTGGACGGCAAGTACTCACAGCGGGATACCCCCGTGGCCATCGGCAGGCCGCTGCTCCTGCCCGTGGGCGAACGCAAGATCGTCTTCAAGCTCAACGGCAAACAGACCAAGCCTCAGACCGTCACCATCACCGAGTCGGAGGTCGCGAAGCTGATCAACGTGCCCATCGAGTGAGCGGGCATGTGTCACCCTCCTCGATTGTTCGGTATGGAGGGCCACCGCTGCGGGAGTGCTCTCGCTGACGGAGCTTCACGGTAAGGTGAATCGCCATGCAAACGAAGCCCAGCCGAGTGCCGGTCGAGACCGGTCCCGCCCCACAGCCCATTTCGTATCCCACTCGCCGGGAGTTCCTCGAGCCCGACTGGCGGCGCATCCCCGCCTACAAGGACGTCTCCGCCGCCGAATGGGAGAGCTCCGTCTGGCAGCGCAAGCACACCATCAAGAACCTGCGCGAGCTCAAGGCCGCGCTGGGCTCCCTCCTGCCCGACGATCTGGCGGAGAGCATCGACCGTGACCAGAAGGAGCGGGCGACCATGTCGCTGCTCCTCCCTCCGCAGATGCTCAACACCATGAACGTGGAGGACCTCTGGAACGATCCGGTCCGCCGCTACATGCTGCCGGCGTTCGCGGACCGTCGCACCGACTGGCCCAATCACCCCAAGGCCAGCCGCGACAGCCTCCATGAGGCCGAGATGTGGGTGGTGGAGGGCCTCACCCACCGCTACCCCACCAAGGTGCTCGCGGAGATGCTGCCCACCTGCCCCCAGTACTGTGGGCACTGCACCCGCATGGACCTGGTGGGCAATGACGTGCCCCAGGTGCCCAAGCACAAGTTCGCCATCGGGCCCAAGGAGCGCTACGAGCAGATGCTGGACTACCTGCGCCGCACGCCCACCGTGCGCGACGTGGTGGTGTCCGGCGGCGACATCGCCAACCTGCCCATCCAGCAGCTCGAGCCCTTCGTCAGCGCCCTGATGGACATCCCCAACATCCGGGACATCCGTCTGGCCAGCAAAGGCCTCATGGGCATCCCCCAGCACTTCCTCCAGGACAGCGTCCTCCAGGGGCTGGACCGGCTGGCCAAGAAGTCCATCGAGCGGGGCGTGGACCTGGCGCTCCACACCCACGTCAACAATGCCCAGCAGCTCACTCCGCTGGTGGGCAAGGCCGTGCGCAAGCTGCTCGACATGGGCTTCCGCGACGTGCGCAACCAGGGCGTCCTGCTGCGCGGCGTGAATGACAGCGCCCACGCCCTGCTGGACCTGTGCTTCACGCTGCTCGACCATGCGAAGATCCTGCCGTACTACTTCTATATGTGCGACATGATCCCCAACTCGGAGCACTGGCGGCTGTCCGTCGACCAGGCCCAGAAGCTCCAGCACGACATCATGGGCTACATGCCCGGCTTCGCCACGCCGCGCATCGTCTGTGACGTGCCCTTCGTCGGCAAGCGCTGGGTCCACCAGGTCGCCGAGTACGATCGCGAGCGCGGCATCTCGTACTGGACCAAGAACTATCGCACCGGCATCGAGGCCAATGACCCCGATGCGCTCAACCGCAAGTACGAGTACTACGATCCCATCGACACCCTGCCGGAGTCCGGTCAGGCGTGGTGGCGCGATCAGCTCAAGGCGGCGTGATGGACTCGTCCCCCCAGACGGGTGGGGCCTCAGCCACTGGCCCATCGAAGGCCCGGGCCGGTCGTGCTCCCTCGAGCGCCGAGGGCCGCCGCCGCCTGTTTCCCCAGGCGACGGATGCGGAGTGGGGTGACTGGCGCTGGCAGCAGCGCCACGCCGTCCGCAACCTCGAGCAGCTCGAGCGCTATGTGCCCCTGACGGCCGACGAGCGCGCAGGCGTCCAGGAGACGGCCTCGCTGTTCCGCATCGGCATCAGCCCGTACTACCTGTCGCTCATCGACCCGGAGCATCCGTTCTGCCCCGTGCGCATGCAGTCCATCCCCGTGCGGGCCGAGGCGCGCGTCCGCCCCGGTGAGCTGACCGATCCGCTGGGCGAGGACAAGACCCGGCCCGAGGAGGCCATCGTCCACAAGTATCCGGACCGGGTGCTCTTCCTCGCGCTGGACACGTGCTCCGTCTACTGCCGGCACTGCACCCGCCGCCGCATCACCAAGGGCGGCGAGGCCGAGCTGAGCAAGGAGCAGATGCGCCGCGGCATCGAGTACATCCGCAGCCACCCCGAGGTGCGCGATGTGCTCATCTCCGGGGGCGATCCGTTCCTTCTCAGCGATACCCGTCTGGAGGAGCTGCTCGCGCCGCTGCAGGAGATTCCCCATGTGGAGATGATCCGCATCGGGACCCGGGTGCCGGTGTGTCTGCCAATGCGTGTCACCGACTCGCTCGCGCGCACGTTGCGGCGCTACGCGCCCGTCTATGTGGTGACGCACTTCAACCACCCCAAGGAGATCACTCCCGAGGCCAGTGAGGCCTGCGAGCGTCTGGTGGACCATGGCGTGCCCGTGGAGAACCAGGCCGTGCTCATGCGCCGGCTCAACTCGGACGCTCGCATCATCAAAGAGCTGTCCCACGCCCTGCTGCGCATCCGCGTGCGGCCGTACTACCTCCACCAGATGGATGTCGCCGAGGGCTGCGAGCACCTGCGCACCCCCATCTCCAAGGGCGTGGAGATCCTCCAGCAGCTCCGGGGCTTCACCACCGGGCTCGCCGTGCCGCACCTCGCCGTGGACCTGCCCGGGGGCGGCGGCAAGGTCACGCTCCAGCCGGACTATGTGGTCGAGCGCGGTGAGCGGGAGACCCTCTTCCGCAACTTCAAGGGCCAGCAGTACGCCTACCCCGAGCCGGAGCAGACCGACTGCTCCTGCCCCTATGACGAGGTCTGGCGGGCTCGGGCCCGCTGAGGGGGCGGCGGCGGCGGCTACCTCCTCTTCGACTTCGCCTTCTTCGCGGGGGCGGGCTCGGGAGTGGTGGCGATCGGCGTCGTCGCATCCTCGATGACGGCATCGCCGGGGGCTGCTTCCGTGAAGTTCTCCAGCCCCTCCTCGCCCGGGGGCAGGCCCTCCTCGACTTCCACTCCCGCCTCCTCCGTGGACTCCAGCACCACCGGGTTCTCGTCGCTGAAGCCCCGCTGGATGGGGATCTCGTCGGGATCCAGGCCCTGCTCCTCCTTCCGCCTCCGCTCCGCCTCCTTGGCCTCCCTTGCCTCCCGGGCGGCCTTGTCACGAGCCTCCAGCTGCTTCTCCGCCTGGGCGACGGCCTCGCGCTCCTCGCGGTCCATCTGGGCCACGTGGCGCGAGTACTCCTTGTCCGACACCCCGTGCTTCTCCAGCACCGCCAGGCCCGCTGCCTGCTGCTCCTTCGCAGCCTGGCCACGCTCCTCGTTGCTCATCTCCGAGGGCTTCCGGTTGCCGTAGGCCGCGTCCACCTTGGCCTTCGCGGCCTGCTCGTCCCGGCGGATCTCCGCGATCTTCTCGGGCGTGAGTGCCTCCTGCGCCACGGCCAGCCCTGGCACGGCAAGCCAGGAGGCGACAAGCAGGACGGACGTTCGGCGGGACATGACGGCTCCTCGAGGGTTGCCTCAATCTAGGAGGGGGAGGGGGACCCGGGCAATCCGCCCGTTGGCCGACTCCTCCGCACTCAGCCGTTCTGGCACCGCGTACACCCGGCGTTGGCCTGGGCGCACTGCTCTCGCGCCTGGACGCAGCGCGGCGGCAGATCCGTCCGGTCCGGGTGGGCCTCCACCAGCCCACACAGTTCCTCCGCCACCGTGCAGGTCTGCTGGGCCACCGTGCAGCGGTCCGGGCAGGGCAGCTCCTCGGACTGCTCCTTGAGTCGCAGCTCCTCGAGCTGGGCAGAGGCTGCATCGATTCGCGAGTCGTCGGTGCCAGCCACCCGTTCCACCTGCTTGGGACAGCCAGCGAGCACCAGGGCCAACAGGGCAAGGCAGGAAGCGCGCATGGCCTTCCCTTATGCGCCGGCCCGCCACCGCGTCCAGCGTGCTCAGCGCAGGCCGGGGATGCCGGGGCCGGGACGAGGCGGCGGGGTCTCCGGGGGCCGCGTCCAATAGAAGTACGCCGCCAGCGCCAGCAGCAGCCCCACCGCGATCCTCCGGAAGAGGTCCTCCCGCTGGCGGCGAGGAGAGGCGGCCTCCACGCGCTCGGCGGCCTCGAGTGCCGCGCTCACCTCCTGGCCCACCGCGAGCAGCCTCCGGCAGAGCCCCACCGTGTCCGCGAGGGCCGGGCTGGCGGAGGCGCCCTCCCGCTCCATCGCCGCCGAGAGCTGCCGGGCCCAGGCCGCCTCCTCGTCCGGGCTCCCCGGGGGGCGGGCACTCCCTCCGGCCGCCACCGTGAGTGACAGCGCCTCCCGCAGCAGGTTCACCGAGAACGCCTCCGGCGACACGCCGTAGAAGGCCGCGCAGGCCTCCAGGGACGCTCCCTGGGCCAGCCGCCGCCGGAGCAGCGCGGCCGAGCGGGGCGGCAGCGCTCGCAGCAGCGCCCCCAGCGCGGTGGGAGCCAGTGCCGAAGGATCGAAGGTGGGGGGCATCGGCTTGTCAGTCTCCCTCATCCGGTGGCCGTTTTCTTGAGCCGCGATCCAGGCCTCCTACACTGTCGGGACCATGTTGCGTCCTGTTGCACTGCTCCTCGTCCTGTTCATGGCCCTGCCCGCGGCCGCGGTGGAGACCATGCGCATCGCGATGAGCGAGGGGCGAGACGAGGTCCAGGTGAGCGGCCAGGGCCTGTCGCTCGGGATGGATACCGAGGATGCGACCTTCCACCCGCTGGGCAAGAGCCGGGTGACGGTGCGGCGCAAAGGCCGGAAGCTGGAGGTCAACGGTGCTCCCGTCGTCGGCGACGCGGTGCGCTTGCGCGCCGGCTGGGTGTCCGATGACGCAGGCGTCCCCGGAGATGCGCCCCTGCGCGCCGGGGACATGCGGGTCCGCGGGGACGTGGTGGTGCGGCTCTACCGGGACGGGCTGCAGCTCATCAACGTCATCCCCCTGGAGGACTACCTGGCCGCGGTGCTCGGCAGCGAGATGCCAGTCTCGTTCCCTCCCGAGGCGCTCAAGGCCCAGGCCATCGCCGCCCGCACCTATGCCCTCCAGAAGAAGCTGGAGGCCTACGGGAGCGCCTTCTACATGGGCAGCAGCGTGCTCCATCAGGTGTACGGGGGCGTCACCAGCGAGGACCCCCGCACCCGCGCCGCCGTGGAGGCCACCCGGGGCGAGGTGCTCACCTATGAGCTCGCTCCCATCGAGGCCTACTTCCATGCCTCGTGCGGCGGGCACACCGAGTCCGGTCAGGCCGCGCTCCAGCGCGATCTGCCCTACCTCCAGGCCGTCGAGTGCCCCTGCGGCAAGCTGCCCTCCAGCCGCTGGTCCGCCACCGTGAGTGAGCAGGAGCTCCGGGATGCGCTCGAGGGCTCTCCCGAGGGCCTGCGCATCGCTGGCCGCACCTCGACGCACCGGGTCACCCGGATGAGCACCTCCGGCGGAGCGACGCTGGATGGCGCCCGCTTCCGGCAGCGTCTGGGCTATACCAAGCTCAAGAGCCTGGACTTCGAGGTGGAGCGCACCGCCCACGGCTACCACTTCACCGGCCGCGGCTATGGCCACGGGGCCGGGCTCTGCCAGTGGGGCGCTAAGGTGCTCGCGGACGGGGGCTGGAGCTACAAGGACATCCTCTCGCACTACTACCCGGGTGCCGAGCTCCAGCAGCTCTACTGAGTTCGGTTCCGGGGCGGCACCGAGGCTGCTACAAGCGCCCCCGTGTCGTCCCGTCTCTCCGACTATGACTTCGAGCTGCCCGACGCGCAGATCGCCCAGCAGCCCCTGGGCTCTCGTGACGCGTCGCGCCTGATGACCGTGAGCCGGGCCACCGGCGCCTGGGAGCACCGGCGCTTCTCGGACCTGCCCACGCTGCTGCGCCCGGGCGATCTGCTCGTCCTCAACGATGCGCGCGTCATCCCCGCCCGCCTGCTGGGCGCCAAGGCAGGCACCGGCGGCCGCGTGGAGCTGCTCGTCGTCCGCCCCGCCGCCAGCACCCTCACTTCCACCGCGCTCGCCCAGGCCCCCGAATCCAGTGACTGGATCTGCCTGGGGCAGGCCTCCAAGGGCCTCAAGCCCGGCGCGCGGGTGGACTTCCCCGGCGGGCTCACCGCCGAGGTGCTCGAGGTCTTCGGCGGAGGGGAGTACCGCGTGCGCTTCCAGGCCCCGCCGGGCGCCTCCTTCCAGGAGCTGCTGGCCCAGGCCGGGCGGCTGCCGCTGCCGCCCTACATCAGCCGCGAGCCGGATGCCGCGGACGCCGAGCGCTACCAGACCGTGTATGCCCGCTCCTCCGGCTCGGTGGCGGCGCCCACCGCCGGCCTGCACTTCACCGAGGCCACCTTCGCCGCCCTGGAGGCCCGAGGCGTCCAGCGCGCCATGGTGACGCTGGACGTGGGCCCGGGCACCTTCCTCCCCGTGCGCGAGGAGGAGCTCGACAAGCACAAGATGCACCCGGAGCGCTACGGCGTGCCCGAGGAGACGGCCGCCGCGGTGAATGCCGCCAAGGCCGAGGGCCGCCGGGTGATCGCCGTGGGCACCACCGTCGTGCGCACCCTGGAGGCCGCCACGGACCCCCAGACGGGGCGGCTGCGCGCCGGCATGGGCGACACCACGATCTTCATCCGCCCGGGCTTCACCTTCCGCCAGGTGGACGTGCTGCTCACCAACTTCCACCTGCCACGCTCCACCCTGGTCATGCTGGTGAGCGCGCTGCTGGGCCGTGAGCGCACCCTGGCGGCGTATGCCGAGGCGGTCCGCGCGGGTTATCGGTTCTTCTCGTATGGCGATGCCATGCTGGTGACGGAGTGAGCGATGGGCGAGCAGAAGGGTAGGGGAGACACGCGGGTGCCACCGAGCCTGGTGCGCTTCGAGTTGCTCCACGAGGACTCGGGCACCAAGGCGCGGCGCGGACGGGTGCACACCCCCCACGGGCCCGTGGAGACGCCCATCTTCATGCCCGTGGGCACCGTGGGCAGCGTCAAGGCCGTGGGCCCGGACGATCTGCTCACCCTGGATGCCCAGATCATCCTCGGCAACACCTACCACCTCATGCTGCGGCCCGGAGAGGCGCTCGTGGGCGAGATGGGCGGCCTGCACCGCTTCATCTCCTGGAACCGGCCCATGCTCACCGACAGCGGCGGCTTCCAGGTCTTCAGCCTCTCCGAGAAGCGGAAGATCACCGAGGAGGGCGCCGCCTTCCAGTCCCACCTGGATGGTGCGCGCCACATGCTCACCCCCGAGCGCTCCATCGAGATCCAGGAGACGCTCGGCGCCGACATCATCATGGCCTTCGACGAGTGCCCGCCCGCCAAGTCCGAGCGCTCCTACATGGAGCAGTCCATGGCGCGCACCACGCGCTGGCTCCACCGCTGCGCCAAGGCCTGGAGCCGCGAGCGCTCCTCCCTCTTCGGCATCGTCCAGGGCGGGCTCCACGAGGACCTGCGCAAGGCTCACGCCGAGCAGGTGTGCGCGGTGGACCTGCCCGGGTACGCCCTGGGCGGCTACTCGGTGGGTGAGACGCCCGAGGCCATGCACGCCGGCGTCGCGTACTCGGCGCCGCTGCTGCCGCGCGACAAGCCGCGCTACCTGATGGGTGTGGGCACCCCGGTGGATCTCGTCACCTGCGTGGAGGCCGGGGTGGACATGTTCGACTGCGTCCTGCCCACCCGCTGCGCCCGCAACGGCCTGCTCTTCACCTCGGAGGGCAAGGTCGTCATCCGCAATGCCGTGTATGCCAAGGACCCACGTCCGGTGGACCCGGCGTGCTCCTGCTACACCTGCCGGACGTTCAGCCGGGCGTACCTCCGCCACCTCTTCGTGGCCCAGGAGATCCTCGCCATGCGGCTGAACACGCTGCACAACCTCCACTACTTCCTGGGGCTCATGGCCCAGGTGCGCCGCGCCATCTCCGAGGACCGGTACGCCACCTTCGCCCGGGAGTTCCGCGCCCGGGCGGCGGATCAGGAGGCCGAGCGCACCCGCGCTCGCTGAGCACAGGGGGGGCCCAGGTGTTGGGAAGGGGGCTTCGCCTCCCGCGTTCACTTGCTCACGATGGAGGCTGCTGCTAAGAGGCGCACCCTTCTGGGTTGACCTTTACCCACACCCGGGTGGGGGTCGAAACCGAACCTTCCAAGCGACGAGGCGGTACGTGGCAGACAGCTTCCTGATTCTGGCGCAGGCCCCGGCCGGGGGCGCGAGCCCCCTGGTCAACATGGGCTTCATCGCCCTGCTGGTGGCCATCATGTACTTCGTGATGATCCGTCCCCAGCAGAAGCAGGCCAAGACGCATCGCGAGCTGCTCGCGGGCCTGAAGAAGGGCGACGAGGTCGTCACGCAGGGTGGCATCCTGGGGAAGATCCACCAGGTCGCCGAGCAGACGGTGACGCTGGAGGTGGCCAACGGGGTGCGCCTGCGCGTGCTCAAGCGGTCCATCTACGCCAAGGGCTCGATCGCTGACGACGCTCAGGCCTCGGCCAAGTCCGAGGACAAGGACAAGAAGGAGGAGAAGTAATGGACCGCGGCTGGTGGTGGAAGTTCGGAATGATCGTCGCGGTGACGCTGGCGACGCTGTGGCTGCTCATTCCCACCTACGTCTCGCTGGTGCAGATGAGCCCGGCGGAGCGCAACAACGTCGCCCTGCTTCAGCAGAAGCTGGACGCCATCAAGATCGCTCCCCCGGCCAAGTACCGGCTGAACCTGGGGCTGGATCTGCAGGGCGGCATCCACATGGTGATGCGTGTGGACACCAAGACGGCGCTGCAGAAGCGCACCGAGCGCCGCGGCCAGCAGATCGCGCGCTGGGTCACCCAGGACAAGAAGCTGGGTGAGGTGAGCGCGGACACGGATCCGGAGCGGCTGCAGCTGACGCTGACGGCCAAGGATCCGGCCACCATGGACGCCATCGAGAAGGAGGTGCTGGCCACCTTCACCGACTTCAGCCGCGTGAGCCGGGAGGGCGGCAGGCTGGTGCTGGCGCCGGACGAGAGCCAGGTGACGCGCTTCGAGCAGGAGTCCGTGGACCAGGCCATGCTCGTCATCCGCAACCGCATCGACAAGTGGGGCGTGGCCGAGCTGGACGTGCGCAAGCTGGGCACCGACTCGATCCAGATCTCCCTGCCGGGCCGCTCGGATCCGGAGCAGGCCAAGGAGCTGGTGGGCACCACCGCGCAGCTCGAGTTCCGGATGGTGGATGACACCAACCCGAACTTCTTCCGGGAGATGCTCCAGAAGACGCCGCCCCCCGAGACGGCCGGCATCAGCGTCACCGACGAGGAGGGCTTCACGCAGCTCAAGGGCTCCAACCGCGAGGCGCTGCTGGAGTACGTGAAGGGCAAGGTGCCGGAGGGCCGCCAGGTGCTGCTGGAGTGCGTGGCCAACCCGCTCCGCAAGAACGAGTGCCTGGCCTACCGCACCTACCTGGTGCACCGCGACGTGCCGCTGACGGGCGAGAGCCTGGAGAGCGCCAGCGCCAATATCAGCCAGATCAACGAGCCCGAGGTGAACATCACCTTCGACGCGGTGGGCGCGCGCGAGTTCGAGCGCCTCACCGAGGCCAGCGTGGGCAGGCGGATGGCCATCGTGCTGGACGAGTACGTGCA
Proteins encoded in this region:
- the tgt gene encoding tRNA guanosine(34) transglycosylase Tgt, with protein sequence MGEQKGRGDTRVPPSLVRFELLHEDSGTKARRGRVHTPHGPVETPIFMPVGTVGSVKAVGPDDLLTLDAQIILGNTYHLMLRPGEALVGEMGGLHRFISWNRPMLTDSGGFQVFSLSEKRKITEEGAAFQSHLDGARHMLTPERSIEIQETLGADIIMAFDECPPAKSERSYMEQSMARTTRWLHRCAKAWSRERSSLFGIVQGGLHEDLRKAHAEQVCAVDLPGYALGGYSVGETPEAMHAGVAYSAPLLPRDKPRYLMGVGTPVDLVTCVEAGVDMFDCVLPTRCARNGLLFTSEGKVVIRNAVYAKDPRPVDPACSCYTCRTFSRAYLRHLFVAQEILAMRLNTLHNLHYFLGLMAQVRRAISEDRYATFAREFRARAADQEAERTRAR
- the secD gene encoding protein translocase subunit SecD; translated protein: MDRGWWWKFGMIVAVTLATLWLLIPTYVSLVQMSPAERNNVALLQQKLDAIKIAPPAKYRLNLGLDLQGGIHMVMRVDTKTALQKRTERRGQQIARWVTQDKKLGEVSADTDPERLQLTLTAKDPATMDAIEKEVLATFTDFSRVSREGGRLVLAPDESQVTRFEQESVDQAMLVIRNRIDKWGVAELDVRKLGTDSIQISLPGRSDPEQAKELVGTTAQLEFRMVDDTNPNFFREMLQKTPPPETAGISVTDEEGFTQLKGSNREALLEYVKGKVPEGRQVLLECVANPLRKNECLAYRTYLVHRDVPLTGESLESASANISQINEPEVNITFDAVGAREFERLTEASVGRRMAIVLDEYVHSAPRINEKIGGGSARITMGRAGGKSFDEWFQEANTLALVLKAGALPAPVTVGEIRQVGASLGEELIKKGSLAALVGLALVILFMGIYYKKTGLIADVALLLNGLLILAGLALFNATLTLPGIAGFVLTLGIAVDANVLINERIREELDHGKTARQAVDQGYDRAFWTIFDAHVTTLIAGAILFATGTGPIRGFATTLIVGLLASLFTSIVVTRVITTYFVHGRNAQTVSV
- the yajC gene encoding preprotein translocase subunit YajC — protein: MADSFLILAQAPAGGASPLVNMGFIALLVAIMYFVMIRPQQKQAKTHRELLAGLKKGDEVVTQGGILGKIHQVAEQTVTLEVANGVRLRVLKRSIYAKGSIADDAQASAKSEDKDKKEEK
- a CDS encoding KamA family radical SAM protein, translated to MDSSPQTGGASATGPSKARAGRAPSSAEGRRRLFPQATDAEWGDWRWQQRHAVRNLEQLERYVPLTADERAGVQETASLFRIGISPYYLSLIDPEHPFCPVRMQSIPVRAEARVRPGELTDPLGEDKTRPEEAIVHKYPDRVLFLALDTCSVYCRHCTRRRITKGGEAELSKEQMRRGIEYIRSHPEVRDVLISGGDPFLLSDTRLEELLAPLQEIPHVEMIRIGTRVPVCLPMRVTDSLARTLRRYAPVYVVTHFNHPKEITPEASEACERLVDHGVPVENQAVLMRRLNSDARIIKELSHALLRIRVRPYYLHQMDVAEGCEHLRTPISKGVEILQQLRGFTTGLAVPHLAVDLPGGGGKVTLQPDYVVERGERETLFRNFKGQQYAYPEPEQTDCSCPYDEVWRARAR
- a CDS encoding KamA family radical SAM protein; this translates as MQTKPSRVPVETGPAPQPISYPTRREFLEPDWRRIPAYKDVSAAEWESSVWQRKHTIKNLRELKAALGSLLPDDLAESIDRDQKERATMSLLLPPQMLNTMNVEDLWNDPVRRYMLPAFADRRTDWPNHPKASRDSLHEAEMWVVEGLTHRYPTKVLAEMLPTCPQYCGHCTRMDLVGNDVPQVPKHKFAIGPKERYEQMLDYLRRTPTVRDVVVSGGDIANLPIQQLEPFVSALMDIPNIRDIRLASKGLMGIPQHFLQDSVLQGLDRLAKKSIERGVDLALHTHVNNAQQLTPLVGKAVRKLLDMGFRDVRNQGVLLRGVNDSAHALLDLCFTLLDHAKILPYYFYMCDMIPNSEHWRLSVDQAQKLQHDIMGYMPGFATPRIVCDVPFVGKRWVHQVAEYDRERGISYWTKNYRTGIEANDPDALNRKYEYYDPIDTLPESGQAWWRDQLKAA
- a CDS encoding SpoIID/LytB domain-containing protein — translated: MLRPVALLLVLFMALPAAAVETMRIAMSEGRDEVQVSGQGLSLGMDTEDATFHPLGKSRVTVRRKGRKLEVNGAPVVGDAVRLRAGWVSDDAGVPGDAPLRAGDMRVRGDVVVRLYRDGLQLINVIPLEDYLAAVLGSEMPVSFPPEALKAQAIAARTYALQKKLEAYGSAFYMGSSVLHQVYGGVTSEDPRTRAAVEATRGEVLTYELAPIEAYFHASCGGHTESGQAALQRDLPYLQAVECPCGKLPSSRWSATVSEQELRDALEGSPEGLRIAGRTSTHRVTRMSTSGGATLDGARFRQRLGYTKLKSLDFEVERTAHGYHFTGRGYGHGAGLCQWGAKVLADGGWSYKDILSHYYPGAELQQLY
- the queA gene encoding tRNA preQ1(34) S-adenosylmethionine ribosyltransferase-isomerase QueA, which gives rise to MSSRLSDYDFELPDAQIAQQPLGSRDASRLMTVSRATGAWEHRRFSDLPTLLRPGDLLVLNDARVIPARLLGAKAGTGGRVELLVVRPAASTLTSTALAQAPESSDWICLGQASKGLKPGARVDFPGGLTAEVLEVFGGGEYRVRFQAPPGASFQELLAQAGRLPLPPYISREPDAADAERYQTVYARSSGSVAAPTAGLHFTEATFAALEARGVQRAMVTLDVGPGTFLPVREEELDKHKMHPERYGVPEETAAAVNAAKAEGRRVIAVGTTVVRTLEAATDPQTGRLRAGMGDTTIFIRPGFTFRQVDVLLTNFHLPRSTLVMLVSALLGRERTLAAYAEAVRAGYRFFSYGDAMLVTE